One genomic region from Streptomyces venezuelae encodes:
- a CDS encoding ABC transporter permease, with amino-acid sequence MTTAKTPATTTSLVWQRRRASVARFWKQYRTHRAGLYGLAALALIALLAVTAPLTVGADVQSVTQAPGTALESPSAEFPLGTDQFGRSLLGLLIWGARISLLVGLLAAGLSVAIGTVVGIIAGHYGGWFSTVVMRITDWFLVMPTLVLAIVLATVMSRSMWTVVLAIGVTSWPTTARLVRAQTIAVESRPYIERATALGGGHGHVMSKHVLPNVMPLVLAQTTLCISTAILTEATLAFLGLGDPTVVSWGGMLQDAREAGAVSSGHWWYLAPPGLAIALVALAFTLCGRAVEAVLNPKLGVGR; translated from the coding sequence ATGACGACCGCGAAGACGCCCGCCACCACGACCTCGCTGGTGTGGCAGCGCCGCCGGGCCTCGGTGGCCCGCTTCTGGAAGCAGTACCGCACCCACCGCGCCGGGCTCTACGGCCTCGCCGCGCTCGCGCTCATCGCGCTGCTCGCCGTCACCGCCCCGCTGACCGTCGGCGCGGACGTCCAGTCGGTGACGCAGGCGCCCGGCACGGCACTGGAGTCACCCAGCGCCGAATTCCCGCTCGGCACCGACCAGTTCGGCCGCTCACTGCTCGGGCTGCTGATCTGGGGAGCCCGGATCTCGCTGCTCGTGGGGCTGCTCGCGGCGGGCCTCTCGGTGGCCATCGGCACCGTGGTGGGGATCATCGCCGGACACTACGGCGGCTGGTTCTCCACCGTCGTCATGCGGATCACGGACTGGTTCCTGGTGATGCCGACGCTGGTCCTCGCCATCGTGCTCGCGACCGTCATGTCCCGGTCGATGTGGACGGTGGTCCTGGCGATCGGCGTGACCTCCTGGCCGACGACGGCCCGCCTCGTGCGGGCGCAGACGATCGCGGTCGAGTCCCGCCCGTACATCGAGCGCGCGACCGCGCTCGGCGGCGGCCACGGGCACGTCATGAGCAAGCACGTCCTGCCGAACGTGATGCCGCTGGTTCTCGCCCAGACCACCCTCTGCATCTCGACGGCCATCCTCACCGAGGCGACCCTCGCCTTCCTCGGGCTCGGCGACCCGACGGTGGTCTCCTGGGGCGGGATGCTCCAGGACGCCCGGGAGGCGGGCGCGGTCTCCTCAGGACACTGGTGGTACCTGGCCCCGCCCGGCCTCGCGATCGCGCTGGTCGCGCTCGCGTTCACCCTCTGCGGCCGGGCCGTCGAGGCCGTTCTTAACCCGAAGCTGGGGGTGGGTCGTTGA
- a CDS encoding ABC transporter ATP-binding protein, producing the protein MSARSLLEIKDLRVTYGSGAAAVPAVRGVDLTLEAGSKLGVAGESGCGKSTLALALLRLLPASARIEGEVLLDGEDVLSMSWGRLRAVRWAGASIVFQGAMHSLNAVHRIGDQIAEPLLVHGRSTPAAARRRVGELLEHVGLPAARASAYPHELSGGQRQRVMIAMALACDPRLIVADEPTTALDVMIQAQILRLIERLVAEESISLLMISHDLAVLADTCDRLAVMYAGRVVEEGPARAVYEAAQHPYGRALSSAFPRIGDLASRRAPRGLPGDPPDPADLPGGCAFHPRCAVAVDACTELDQELREAGADHRAACVHVGSTS; encoded by the coding sequence TTGAGCGCTCGAAGCCTGCTCGAAATCAAGGACCTGCGGGTGACGTACGGCTCCGGGGCCGCCGCCGTGCCCGCCGTGCGCGGGGTCGACCTGACCCTGGAGGCGGGGAGCAAGCTGGGCGTGGCGGGCGAGTCGGGCTGCGGCAAGTCGACGCTCGCACTCGCACTGCTCCGGCTCCTCCCGGCCTCGGCGCGGATCGAGGGCGAGGTCCTGCTCGACGGGGAGGACGTCCTCTCCATGTCGTGGGGGCGGCTGCGGGCCGTGCGCTGGGCGGGCGCGTCGATCGTCTTCCAGGGCGCGATGCACTCGCTCAACGCGGTGCACCGGATCGGGGACCAGATCGCCGAGCCGCTGCTCGTGCACGGCAGGTCCACCCCGGCGGCGGCCCGGCGACGCGTCGGCGAGCTGCTCGAACACGTCGGACTGCCCGCCGCCCGCGCGTCCGCCTACCCGCACGAGCTGTCCGGCGGCCAGCGGCAGCGCGTGATGATCGCGATGGCGCTCGCCTGCGACCCGCGGCTGATCGTCGCCGACGAGCCGACGACCGCGCTCGACGTGATGATCCAGGCGCAGATCCTGCGGCTGATCGAGCGGCTCGTCGCCGAGGAGTCCATCAGCCTCCTGATGATCAGCCACGACCTGGCCGTCCTCGCCGACACCTGCGACCGGCTGGCCGTGATGTACGCGGGGCGGGTCGTCGAGGAGGGCCCGGCGCGGGCCGTGTACGAAGCCGCACAGCACCCGTACGGGCGGGCACTGTCCTCGGCGTTCCCCCGGATCGGGGACCTCGCGTCCCGGCGGGCGCCGCGCGGTCTGCCGGGCGACCCGCCCGACCCGGCGGACCTGCCGGGCGGCTGCGCCTTCCATCCGCGCTGCGCGGTGGCCGTGGACGCCTGTACGGAACTCGACCAGGAGCTACGGGAGGCGGGCGCGGACCACCGGGCCGCGTGCGTCCATGTGGGGAGCACGTCATGA
- a CDS encoding ABC transporter ATP-binding protein, with protein MSTDTAVTTKTSTRSLLSARGLHVTFPGRRGAPPARAVDGVDLDIGAGEIVALVGESGCGKTTLARSLLGLVRPTSGTVSFDGKPLAYSSGALKSYRKRAQLVLQDPSGSLNPRHTVYDAVAEGLRIHGYAGDEREAVAGALSRAGLRPPERFFLRYPHELSGGQRQRVVIAGALVLEPELIVADEPVASLDASVRGEILALLLRLRDELGLSALVVTHDLGLAWNIADRVAVMYLGRVVETGPVESVLTAPQHPYTRALLSVLPESEGAPVVLTGEPPDPSRIPSGCRFHARCQVLASGEAAAVADLCRGESLPVLDGGGARAVACHWVAAETTG; from the coding sequence ATGAGTACGGACACGGCCGTGACCACGAAGACGTCCACGAGGTCGCTGCTCTCGGCTCGCGGGCTGCACGTCACCTTCCCCGGGCGGCGGGGCGCGCCGCCCGCGCGCGCGGTGGACGGCGTGGACCTCGACATCGGCGCCGGCGAGATCGTCGCGCTCGTCGGCGAGTCGGGGTGCGGCAAGACGACGCTGGCCCGCTCGCTCCTGGGCCTGGTGCGGCCCACCTCGGGCACGGTCTCCTTCGACGGGAAGCCGCTCGCGTACTCCTCCGGGGCCCTCAAGAGCTACCGGAAGCGGGCGCAGCTGGTCCTCCAGGACCCCAGCGGTTCGCTGAACCCCCGGCACACGGTGTACGACGCGGTGGCGGAGGGGCTGCGGATCCACGGGTACGCGGGGGACGAGCGGGAGGCGGTCGCCGGAGCGCTCTCGCGGGCCGGGCTCCGGCCGCCTGAGCGCTTCTTCCTGCGCTATCCGCACGAGCTGTCCGGCGGTCAGCGGCAGCGCGTGGTCATCGCGGGCGCGCTCGTCCTGGAACCGGAACTGATCGTCGCCGACGAGCCGGTGGCCTCGCTCGACGCGTCCGTACGGGGCGAGATCCTGGCGCTGCTGCTGCGCCTGCGGGACGAACTGGGGCTCTCGGCGCTGGTGGTGACGCACGACCTGGGGCTCGCGTGGAACATCGCGGACCGGGTGGCGGTGATGTATCTGGGCCGGGTGGTGGAGACGGGCCCCGTGGAGTCCGTACTGACGGCCCCCCAGCATCCTTACACGCGGGCACTGTTGTCGGTGCTGCCCGAATCGGAGGGCGCTCCGGTCGTGCTGACCGGCGAGCCGCCGGACCCGTCCCGCATCCCGTCCGGCTGCCGCTTCCACGCCCGCTGCCAGGTCCTCGCCTCGGGCGAGGCGGCCGCGGTCGCGGACCTCTGCCGGGGCGAGAGCCTGCCCGTCCTGGACGGCGGCGGAGCGCGTGCGGTGGCATGCCACTGGGTGGCGGCGGAGACGACGGGCTGA
- a CDS encoding type III polyketide synthase → MVTLCKPAVSVPEHVITMEETLDLARTHHAGHPQLPLALRLIGNTGVTQRHIVQPIEETLKHPGFEERNIRYEAEAKARVPAVVEEALRNAALRPAEIDMIVYVSCTGFMMPSLTAWLINTMGFPSHTRQVPIAQLGCAAGGAAINRAHDFCTAYPEANVLIVACEFCSLCYQPTDLGVGSLLSNGLFGDAVAAAVVRGQGGTGISLERNNSYLVPDTEDWIAYSVRATGFHFLLDKRVPTTMEPLAPALRETAGAHGWDAGDLDFYIIHAGGPRILDDLSRFLEVPPEAFRFSRATLTEYGNIASAVVLDAVRRLFEEGGQPEGARGILAGFGPGITAEMCLGRWTKSSPVVDPGLGTRRIVGYSPSLRPARTPSA, encoded by the coding sequence GTGGTGACCTTGTGCAAGCCCGCGGTGTCCGTGCCCGAGCACGTGATCACGATGGAGGAGACGCTCGACCTCGCCCGGACGCACCATGCCGGTCATCCCCAACTGCCCCTGGCACTGCGGCTGATCGGCAACACCGGGGTGACGCAGCGGCACATCGTGCAGCCCATCGAGGAGACCCTGAAACACCCGGGGTTCGAGGAACGCAACATCCGGTACGAGGCCGAGGCGAAGGCCCGGGTGCCGGCGGTCGTCGAAGAGGCCCTGAGAAACGCCGCCTTGCGCCCGGCGGAGATCGACATGATCGTCTACGTGTCGTGCACGGGCTTCATGATGCCCTCGCTGACCGCCTGGCTGATCAACACCATGGGCTTCCCCAGCCACACCCGGCAGGTGCCCATCGCCCAGCTCGGCTGCGCGGCCGGCGGAGCGGCGATCAACCGGGCGCACGACTTCTGCACGGCCTACCCCGAGGCCAACGTCCTCATCGTGGCCTGCGAGTTCTGCTCGCTCTGCTACCAGCCCACCGACCTCGGCGTCGGATCGCTGCTCTCCAACGGCCTGTTCGGCGACGCCGTCGCCGCCGCCGTGGTCCGCGGTCAGGGCGGCACCGGCATCTCCCTGGAGCGCAACAACTCCTACCTCGTGCCCGACACCGAGGACTGGATCGCCTACAGCGTCCGCGCCACCGGCTTCCACTTCCTGCTCGACAAGCGGGTGCCCACCACCATGGAGCCGCTGGCCCCGGCGCTCCGCGAGACCGCGGGCGCGCACGGCTGGGACGCCGGGGACCTCGACTTCTACATCATCCACGCGGGCGGGCCGCGCATCCTCGACGACCTCAGCCGCTTCCTCGAAGTGCCGCCGGAGGCCTTCCGGTTCAGCCGCGCGACCCTCACGGAGTACGGGAACATCGCGAGCGCCGTCGTCCTGGACGCGGTCCGCCGGCTCTTCGAGGAGGGCGGCCAGCCGGAGGGCGCGCGCGGCATCCTCGCCGGCTTCGGGCCGGGCATCACCGCCGAGATGTGCCTCGGCCGGTGGACGAAGTCCTCCCCCGTCGTCGACCCGGGCCTCGGCACCCGCCGCATCGTGGGCTACTCGCCTTCGCTCCGGCCCGCCCGCACCCCCTCGGCATGA
- a CDS encoding cytochrome P450 translates to MTSDPTAAPRPARTWAVDDLPGLDFDPLLVELLDKEPVARIRLPFAAENEAWLVTRYEDVRAVTSDPRFSRTALLDHQVTKMTGHMVASKAALNYADPPYHTQLRKAVTKAFTGQSTKRLRPLAQASTDRLLDAMEEAGRPADLMKHLHGPLPMEVVCDLLGIPDEDRAELASWPDLILSSGPGPESSRAAKAQIHGYISRLLDRRRAEPQDDLAGVLAESLAEGHVTTDEAVSLAMAILISGAHAVRNNSANMVYTLLTRPELTARLRAEPDLLPQAVDELLRWIPHRNGVGLPRIATEDVEVGGVLIRAGEAVYASYLAANRDPEAFDDPHTLDFDREGIGHVSFGHGPHHCMGAMLTRMESEVMLSTLLRRYPELRLAGRPEDVVWQSKGLIRGPRELLVTW, encoded by the coding sequence ATGACCTCAGACCCCACGGCCGCGCCGCGGCCCGCCCGCACCTGGGCCGTCGACGACCTTCCCGGCCTCGACTTCGACCCGCTGCTCGTCGAACTCCTCGACAAGGAGCCCGTGGCCCGCATCCGGCTGCCGTTCGCCGCGGAGAACGAGGCCTGGCTCGTGACGCGGTACGAGGACGTCCGCGCGGTGACCTCCGACCCCCGGTTCAGCCGGACGGCCCTGCTCGACCACCAGGTCACCAAGATGACGGGCCACATGGTGGCCTCGAAGGCGGCCCTGAACTACGCCGATCCGCCGTACCACACGCAGCTCCGCAAGGCCGTGACCAAGGCCTTCACCGGGCAGAGCACCAAGCGGCTGCGGCCGCTCGCCCAGGCGAGCACCGACCGGCTCCTGGACGCGATGGAGGAGGCGGGCCGTCCGGCCGACCTGATGAAGCACCTGCACGGCCCGCTGCCGATGGAGGTGGTGTGCGACCTCCTCGGCATCCCGGACGAGGACCGGGCGGAGCTGGCCTCCTGGCCCGACCTCATCCTGTCCTCCGGGCCCGGCCCGGAGAGCAGCCGGGCGGCCAAGGCCCAGATCCACGGCTACATCAGCCGGCTGCTCGACCGGCGGCGCGCCGAGCCCCAGGACGACCTGGCGGGGGTGCTCGCGGAGTCCCTCGCGGAGGGCCACGTCACCACCGACGAGGCCGTCTCGCTGGCCATGGCGATCCTGATCAGCGGCGCCCACGCGGTACGGAACAACAGCGCCAACATGGTCTACACGCTGCTCACCCGGCCGGAGCTGACGGCCCGGCTGCGCGCCGAGCCCGACCTGCTCCCGCAGGCCGTGGACGAGCTGCTGCGCTGGATCCCGCACCGGAACGGCGTGGGGCTGCCGCGGATCGCCACGGAGGACGTCGAGGTCGGCGGGGTGCTGATCCGGGCGGGTGAGGCGGTCTACGCCTCCTATCTCGCCGCCAACCGGGACCCGGAGGCCTTCGACGACCCGCACACCCTCGACTTCGACCGCGAGGGCATCGGCCACGTCTCCTTCGGACACGGACCCCACCACTGCATGGGCGCGATGCTCACCCGCATGGAGTCCGAGGTGATGCTGTCGACGCTGCTGCGCCGCTATCCGGAGCTGCGGCTCGCGGGCCGCCCCGAGGACGTGGTGTGGCAGTCGAAGGGACTGATCCGCGGCCCGAGGGAGCTCCTCGTCACCTGGTGA
- a CDS encoding bifunctional riboflavin kinase/FAD synthetase: MQRWRGLADIPQDWGRSVVTIGSYDGVHRGHQLIIGRAVERARELGVPSVVVTFDPHPSEVVRPGSHPPLLAPHHRRAELIAGLGVDAVLVLPFTAEFSQLSPADFIVKVLVDKLHARAVIEGPNFRFGHRAAGNVAFLTELGETYDYEVEVIDLFVSGSAGGGQPFSSTLTRRLVAEGDMAGAAEILGRPHRVEGIVVRGAQRGRELGFPTANVETLPHTAIPADGVYAGWLTADGERMPAAISVGTNPQFDGTERTVEAYAIDREGLDLYGLHVAVDFLEYVRGMLKFDTLDDLLLAMAADVKRSRELTETYDREHPAA; the protein is encoded by the coding sequence GTGCAGCGCTGGCGTGGCTTGGCGGACATCCCCCAGGACTGGGGGCGCAGCGTCGTCACCATCGGCTCCTACGACGGGGTGCACCGCGGGCACCAGCTGATCATCGGACGCGCCGTCGAGCGCGCCCGGGAGCTCGGCGTCCCGTCGGTCGTGGTCACCTTCGACCCGCACCCCTCCGAGGTCGTGCGGCCCGGCAGCCACCCTCCGCTGCTCGCCCCGCACCACCGGCGCGCCGAGCTGATCGCGGGCCTCGGTGTGGACGCGGTGCTCGTGCTGCCGTTCACCGCCGAGTTCTCCCAGCTCTCCCCGGCGGACTTCATCGTCAAGGTGCTCGTCGACAAGCTGCACGCCAGGGCGGTCATCGAGGGCCCCAACTTCCGCTTCGGGCACCGGGCCGCCGGGAACGTCGCGTTCCTCACCGAGCTCGGCGAGACCTACGACTACGAGGTCGAGGTCATCGACCTGTTCGTCAGCGGCTCGGCCGGCGGCGGCCAGCCCTTCTCCTCCACCCTCACCCGCCGGCTCGTCGCCGAGGGCGACATGGCCGGAGCGGCCGAGATCCTCGGCCGCCCGCACCGCGTCGAGGGCATCGTGGTCCGCGGCGCGCAGCGCGGCCGCGAGCTGGGCTTCCCGACGGCCAACGTCGAGACTCTGCCGCACACGGCGATCCCGGCGGACGGCGTCTACGCCGGCTGGCTCACCGCCGACGGCGAGCGCATGCCGGCGGCGATCTCCGTCGGCACGAACCCGCAGTTCGACGGCACGGAGCGGACGGTCGAGGCGTACGCGATCGACCGCGAGGGGCTCGACCTGTACGGGCTCCACGTGGCCGTGGACTTCCTGGAGTACGTGCGCGGCATGCTCAAGTTCGACACCCTCGACGACCTCCTCCTGGCGATGGCGGCGGACGTGAAGCGGTCCCGCGAGCTGACGGAGACGTACGACCGGGAGCACCCCGCCGCGTAG